Genomic DNA from Methanosarcina sp. MTP4:
CGGGATGATTTGATCCTACCAACAGCGCTCGACTTTCTATTTTATACCAAATCGACTTAACAGCTTACAGTGGAATAAAAAATGAATAACCAGATGACCCCTGCAATGCGCCAGTACTATGAAGCAAAGCAAGAATATCCTGATGCCCTCATCTTCTTCCGGATGGGCGATTTCTACGAGTCTTTCGGGGAAGACGCAAAGACAATCGCAAGGGAACTGGAAATTACCCTTACCGCCCGGGGAAAGGATAAATCCGGGGAAAGGATGCCGCTTGCAGGAATTCCTTACCATGCCATTGACACCTATCTCCCGAGGCTAATCAACAAAGGGTACAACGTGGCAATCTGCGAGCAGCTTGAAAACCCGAAACAGGCAAAGGGAGTCGTAAAAAGGGGTGTTGTCCGGGTAGTGACCCCGGGGACAGCCATAGATTCCTCCATGTTTTCCGACGCCTCGAATAACTACCTGATGGCAGTAGCAGGCCGGGAAAGAGGGAAAAGCGGCAAAAGCGGCAAAAGCGACAAAAACCCCGGGGAAATGGAACTGGGAGTCTCCTTCCTGGACATCTCAACAGGGGAGTTTTTGACCACCCAGTTCAGGGACTCGGAAAACTTTGAAAAACTTATGAGTGAACTTGCCCGCATGCACCCGGCAGAGTGCATCCTGCCCCCTTCCCTTTACGGAAACCCCGAACTTGCAGGCCGGCTAAGGGACCAGACCATTGTCCACGAATTCGCCCCCAAACTTTCCGAGCCCGGGGAAGCGGGAGAGATGCTTAAAAAACACTTCGAGGTTGCGACCCTTGAAGGAATGGGCTGTGAAAACCTGGAGTTTGCGGTATATTCGGCCTGGGCAGCCCTTGAATACGCAAAGACCACCCAGATGCGGGACCTTGCCCACATAAACACTCTGCGGACCTACTCGAACTCCGAGTTCATGGTGCTCGACGCAATAACCCTGCGCAACCTGGAAATCGTGAAAAATGTGCGGGACGGCGGGAATGAAAACTCGCTTTTCAAGGTGCTGGACAGCACAAAGACCCCCATGGGGAGCCGGACCCTGAAAAAATGGCTCCTGAAACCGCTCCTTTCCGTTGAACTTATTAACCGGCGGCTGGACGCCGTGGAAGAACTGGCAGGAGACGCCCTGCTCCGCTATGACATCCGGAACTGGCTCTCCGAGGTCCGGGACATCGAGCGCCTGGTTGGCCGCATCGTGTACGGAAACTCCAACGCAAGGGACCTTGTAGCCCTGAAAAAGTCCCTGACAGCCGTTGTGCCCGTAAGGGACTGCCTCCTCGAAAAGACCGACTCGAAACTCCTGGAAGAGATAGGAAAGGAACTCGCAGCATTCTCAGAACTCGAAAACCTGGCAGAACTGATTGAAAAGGGAATCGCGGACGAAGCGCCTCTAACGGTCCGGGAAGGCGGGATGATCAAAAAGGGCTACAATGAAGAGCTGGACGAACTGAGGGACATTGCAAGCAACAGCAAGCAATGGATTGCCGCTTTCCAGCAAAAGGAGAGGGAAAAATCCGGGATAAAGTCCCTGAAAGTCGGGTACAATAAGGTCTTTGGCTACTACATCGAAGTTACCAACGCTAACCGCGCCCAGGTGCCCGAAGACTACATCAGAAAGCAGACCATGACCAATGCCGAGCGCTTCTTCACGCCGGAACTGAAGGAAAAAGAAAGCCTGATCCTCTCTGCCAACGAAAAAGCCGTGGCCCTGGAATACGAGATCTTCGCAAAAATCACTAAAACCGCTGCAGGCTACTCAAGGGAACTGCAGCAGACAGCGGAAAGCACCGGGACCCTGGACGTGCTCGCAAACCTTGCAGAGGCTTCCGAAAATAACAACTACGTCCGCCCCCAGCTGACCGAGGACTGCAAGATCCTGATCAGAGACGGAAGACACCCTGTTGTGGAAAATACCGTCCCCGGGGGGTTTGTTCCTAATGATACCGAAATGGACTGCAAGGAAAAACAGTTTTTACTTGTAACGGGCCCGAACATGGCAGGAAAGTCCACCTACATGCGCCAGAGCGCCCTGATCGCAATCATGGCCCAGGCAGGCTCCTTTGTCCCGGCGTCCCATGCTTCCATCGGGACCGTGGACCAGGTCTTTACGAGAATAGGGGCCTTTGACGACCTGGCAAGCGGGCAGAGTACTTTCATGGTAGAGATGGTTGAGCTTGCGAACATCCTGAACAACGCAAGCCCCAAAAGCCTGGTCCTCCTGGACGAGATAGGGAGAGGGACAAGCACCTACGACGGGTACAGCATCGCAAAAGCCGTGGTTGAGTACCTGCACAACCGGGGAAAGGTCGGGGTAAGAGCCCTTTTTGCCACGCACTACCACCAGTTGACAGCCCTTGAAGAAAAATTAAAGCGGGTCAAAAACTACCACATCGCAGTAAAAGAAGAAGGTCATGAACTGGTCTTCCTGAGAAAAATCGTGCCAGGAGCAACGGACCGGAGTTACGGGATCCAGGTTGCAAGGCTTGCAGGAGTCCCGGAAAAGGTGATAGACAGGGCAAACGAGATCCTGAAGGAACTGGAACGGGAAAACCTGCTTGAAGAAGCTGAAGAAGGGGAAAACGGGAAAAGGAAAAAAGGCAAGGCAGCCACGCGCTACACCCAGATGCTGCTTTTCGACCCCGGCAGCGGAGGCGGGACCCAGGCGCAGGCAAACAGGCAAAGCCCCGTGGAAGTCGCCCTGAAAAGGCTGAATGTGGACGATATGACACCCCTCGAAGCCATGAACAAGCTTCACGAACTGAAAAAGTTGCTGGGTTAAGTTTCACTAACGGAAAAGCTGCCTTGTTAAGTTTCACTATAGTCAATGACCCAAATTCCTTCACCAATCTCAAGTGAAAGTTTAACCACAGAAAGCACGGAAAACACGGAATAAAAGAAATAGGGGCACAATCCTTCCGTGCTTTCGGTGTCTTCCGTGGTTATAAAGAAAGTGTAAATATTTATGTTCGGGACTATAATTGAAAAAGCTGCCAGGTTAAGCATCACGAACTGAAAGAGCTAGCAAATTACATCAAATTACATCAAATTACATCAAATTACATCTCACGAAATGAAAAAAGGAGAACGAGGCATGGAAGGGCAGGGAAATAAAATCAGGATCCTTGATAAGGATACAATAAATAAGATCGCAGCCGGGGAGGTGATCGAACGTCCCGCATCCGCCATAAAGGAACTTGTAGACAACGCAATCGATGCCGGAGCCACCGAGGTCCGGATCGAGGTCGAGAAAGGGGGCAAGAAATCGATTCTGGTAAGGGACAACGGCTGCGGGATGAGCCGGGCAGATGCCCTGCTAGCATATGAAAAACACGCAACAAGCAAGCTTACGAAAATCGAAGACTTGGACACCGTAGCCACCATGGGTTTCCGGGGAGAAGCCCTCTCCTCTATTACTGCTATCGCGAAAGTGGAAATCCTGACCCGGCCCCCCGAAGAACTCGCAGGCACGAAGGTGCTTATCCACGGAGGGCAGGTGCAGGAAAGCTCGAATATCGGCACGGCTCCGGGAACAGCTGTACACGTAAAAGACCTCTTTTACAACACCCCGGCAAGGCAAAAGTACCTGAAAAGCGACAAGACCGAACTTGCCCATATCACGGAAGTTGTAATGAAACTCGCCCTGGCAAACCCTGAGATTTCATTCACACTCCTCAGCGACGGAAAGCCCGTCCTCAGAAACCCCGCCTCAAGCGAGCTTTTGAACAGTGTCGTAAACCTGCTAGGCCCCGAAACTGCCAGGTCCATGCTCCCCGTGGAATCCCTGACAGGGGACGTTGTTATCCGGGGCTGTGTCTCAAAGCCCGAACTTACGCGGGGGACAGGAGACCAGCTATTCCTCTTTGTAAACACCCGCCCCGTGAGCTCAAAAGCCGTAAACGCAGCCATACGCCAGGGTTACTATACGAAAATTCCAAAAGGACGCTACCCTGTAGCTGTGCTCTCCCTCACCCTCGACCCGCAGGAGGTGGACGTAAACGTGCACCCGCGAAAAGCAGAGGTCCGCTTCAGCCGGGAAAAGGAAATCAGCAATGCAGTGACTGCAGCCGTGGAAAAGACCCTTTCAGAACACGGGCTTGCTCCCGAGATAAGGGAAAAGGAAGGCAAAACCCACCAGAAAACCCTGGAAGTCCGGGAGCCGGAGAGCAGGGTGCTGATCCATGAAAAAACGGATGTTTCGGAAAAGCCCGAGAATGGTCCCGGAAAAGACATCGGAAGAGCCGCGGAAGTTCCGGCAGGCGGAAGCAAACTCTTCAGGGAAAAACCCGAAACCTACAGTTATCCGGTAAAGGATACCGAAAGAAGGCTGAAAAGGTCGGAGCGGCTTCTGGGTATTACCAGCGAGAATGAGATGAAAGAAGCCGGAAAAGAAAAGGAAGAGGAAAAAGCGACAAGAGAAGAAAGGAAAGAAAAAGGGACAGAAGAGAAGACAGAAGAAGAAAGGAAAGAAAAAGGGACACAAAAGGGGATAGAAAAAGGGACTGGGGAAGGGAATGGAAAAGGGACTGAAAAAAGGGTAGAAAGGGCATATCCGGAGCAAAAGCCAAATAAAAAAGCCAACACTGACCCCCTTGAAGACCTCCGGATCATTGGTCAGGTCTCAAAGATCTATATCCTTGCCGAAAAAGGGGAGGACCTTGTGATCATCGACCAGCACGCCGCCCACGAGCGTGTCCTCTACGAGCAGATCCTGAAGATGAAGAAGAACAGGGTCCAGGAACTGATCACCCCGATTACGATAGACCTGACCCCGAAAGAAAAGGTGCTCATGGAAGAATACATCCCCTACCTTGAAGAACACGGCTTTGGAATCTCGGAATTCGGGGACAACACCTATGTGGTGACTTTCGTGCCGGACGTATTCGGGCGCCTGGAAGACCCGGGGATTATCCACGACCTCATCTCGGAGCTTCTTGCGGGCGGAAAGATCAAAAAGGACACGGGAGTTTCCGAACAGGTCTGCAAGACCATGGCCTGCAGGGCGGCAATCAAAGGGGGGGCAGCCTGTAGTTTGCGGCAGATGGAAGAACTGGTGGAGCAGCTGAAACAGGCGGAAAATCCCTACTCCTGTCCCCACGGCAGGCCCACAGTCCTCACCTTCACGAGAGGGGAACTTGACCGGATGTTTGCCAGAATCCAGTGAATCCTCAGGGTTCACCCCCCAACATAAAACAAATAATTAAACTCTTCAGGCAAAAGCTTATTTTAGCAGAATTGAAAAACACTACCATGAGGACATAGATTAGGTATATAGATTAACAATTACTACCCATGTCAACAATTGTCATTCTTGAAAAAACAAGAAGTATTTGCTAAAAGTATATATAATATAACTGATGAGTTGGGGGCGGGTGTCAGGCATAGAACTGACATCTGAATAGGCACCATTCCGGGCTATTTTTCACACACCAACCCCCCCATAAGAGAATGGAAACCCCCCCATTCCCAAAACCTGGATACCCCCCATTTCCAGAAAAAACGAATGAAATACCCCCAACACCCTGGAATGGTGCCACACCTTTTCTTCACACCTTTTCTTAAAACTGTTTTCGGATGTCTTTTTTTGTTCAGGATGTTTTCAGTCAGGATAATTTCCTAATAGGTTCAGGCAGGAGAAATCAAGGATATTTTCAAATAAGGCAGGAGAAATCAAGGATATTTCCAAATTTCCACATCAATATATTTATACAAAAAACCCCTGAATATCATCCATGATAGATCCCGTTAACAATTTTGACATCCCGGAAGAATGGATAGCCCGCACCAGGATGCCCAGGGAAGAAGTGGAAGAAAAAGTGGCATCCGGAATGATCGTCGTCCTGAGCGACGGGTCTGTTCTGAAACGCGGGTACACCACCGGGACCACTGCCGCTGCCGCAGCAAAAGCCGCGGTGCTCTCCCTTAAAAAAACAGTTGACCGCGTTTCCGTCCCGACCCCCGCAGGGCTCAGGGCATACCTTGAAGTAAGCGAATCGGGTCCAGGGCGTGCCGTTGTGAAAAAGATCCGGAATGACCACGAATCCGACATCACCCGCGGCCTTGAGTTCGTGGGCGAAGCCAGGGAAGCTGACGGGATCCGCATCCTTGGGGGAAAGGGCATAGGGGTCGTAAAGAGGGACGGGTTACAGGTCCCAAAGGGCCAGCCTGCAATCAACCCGAACCCCATGGGACAGATCAAAGCCGCGGTGCAGGAAGCCGTGGAAGAACTGGGCCTGCGGGGAGCGGAAGTCACTATTTCGATTCCCGAGGGAGAAAGGATAGGTAAAGAAACCCTGAACAGCAGGATAGGAGTCGAAGGAGGGATTTCAGTCCTCGGAAGCACCGGCTTTGTTGAGCCCTGGAATGACCACCTTGGCGAGATGAAAGGGGACCTGATCCGCGGTACCGAGAAAGTGGTCCTGACCACCGGGCGCATAGGGATGCGCTATTCCCACATGCTTTTCCCTGAATATACCGTGGTTATGGTCGGGAGCCGGATCTCCGAAGGGCTCGAGTCCGCCTCGGGAGACATCGTGATCTGCGGCCTTCCGGGTCTGGTCCTGAAATGGGGCAACCCTAAAATGCTCGAAGGAAGCGATTATGCCACAGTCGTGGAGATGCTTAAAAAAGCTCCGGAACACGAGCGCCTGAAAGAAGCCTTCCGGATGGCAATCGAAAAAGGAAACGGGGCAAGGATCGTTGTCATAGAAAGGGACGGCTCGGTCCTGATGGACAGCAAGAGTGAGAATTGAGTGAGAATTGAGTGAGAATTGAGTGAGAATTAAAATACAAAAGCGGACAGAGGTAAAAAAGCATGATAGTGATAGGAGTCGGGGTCGGGCCCGGCATGCTCACGGAAGAAGGGATCGAGGCTATTCAGAATGCATCGATCGTTTACGGCGCAAAACGGGCTCTTGAACTTGCACAGAAATACATCACCTGCAAGACAAACACGATCAAGGACTACAAGTCCCTCCACCTCCTGCCCGACGACGCCGTGGTCCTGTCAACGGGAGACCCCATGTTTTCCGGCCTCGGGAAGTTTGCCGGGGAAAAAGATACCGTGGTCCCGGGGATCTCATCAATGCAGGTAGCCTGTGCCCGCACAAGAGTGAACCTTACAAACCTCACAGCGATTACCGCCCACGGCAGGGACTTTGAGCCCGCAAAAGCCGAACTGATCCGGGAACTGAAAAACGGGAGGAATGTCTT
This window encodes:
- a CDS encoding cobalt-precorrin-5B (C(1))-methyltransferase; protein product: MIDPVNNFDIPEEWIARTRMPREEVEEKVASGMIVVLSDGSVLKRGYTTGTTAAAAAKAAVLSLKKTVDRVSVPTPAGLRAYLEVSESGPGRAVVKKIRNDHESDITRGLEFVGEAREADGIRILGGKGIGVVKRDGLQVPKGQPAINPNPMGQIKAAVQEAVEELGLRGAEVTISIPEGERIGKETLNSRIGVEGGISVLGSTGFVEPWNDHLGEMKGDLIRGTEKVVLTTGRIGMRYSHMLFPEYTVVMVGSRISEGLESASGDIVICGLPGLVLKWGNPKMLEGSDYATVVEMLKKAPEHERLKEAFRMAIEKGNGARIVVIERDGSVLMDSKSEN
- the mutL gene encoding DNA mismatch repair endonuclease MutL, coding for MEGQGNKIRILDKDTINKIAAGEVIERPASAIKELVDNAIDAGATEVRIEVEKGGKKSILVRDNGCGMSRADALLAYEKHATSKLTKIEDLDTVATMGFRGEALSSITAIAKVEILTRPPEELAGTKVLIHGGQVQESSNIGTAPGTAVHVKDLFYNTPARQKYLKSDKTELAHITEVVMKLALANPEISFTLLSDGKPVLRNPASSELLNSVVNLLGPETARSMLPVESLTGDVVIRGCVSKPELTRGTGDQLFLFVNTRPVSSKAVNAAIRQGYYTKIPKGRYPVAVLSLTLDPQEVDVNVHPRKAEVRFSREKEISNAVTAAVEKTLSEHGLAPEIREKEGKTHQKTLEVREPESRVLIHEKTDVSEKPENGPGKDIGRAAEVPAGGSKLFREKPETYSYPVKDTERRLKRSERLLGITSENEMKEAGKEKEEEKATREERKEKGTEEKTEEERKEKGTQKGIEKGTGEGNGKGTEKRVERAYPEQKPNKKANTDPLEDLRIIGQVSKIYILAEKGEDLVIIDQHAAHERVLYEQILKMKKNRVQELITPITIDLTPKEKVLMEEYIPYLEEHGFGISEFGDNTYVVTFVPDVFGRLEDPGIIHDLISELLAGGKIKKDTGVSEQVCKTMACRAAIKGGAACSLRQMEELVEQLKQAENPYSCPHGRPTVLTFTRGELDRMFARIQ
- a CDS encoding cobalt-precorrin-7 (C(5))-methyltransferase, giving the protein MIVIGVGVGPGMLTEEGIEAIQNASIVYGAKRALELAQKYITCKTNTIKDYKSLHLLPDDAVVLSTGDPMFSGLGKFAGEKDTVVPGISSMQVACARTRVNLTNLTAITAHGRDFEPAKAELIRELKNGRNVFLLPDSKFGSEEVARVLLEMGLSAELYTCENLGYPEERIAKGTPENPPIAETILYGLMVVQKR
- the mutS gene encoding DNA mismatch repair protein MutS, with amino-acid sequence MNNQMTPAMRQYYEAKQEYPDALIFFRMGDFYESFGEDAKTIARELEITLTARGKDKSGERMPLAGIPYHAIDTYLPRLINKGYNVAICEQLENPKQAKGVVKRGVVRVVTPGTAIDSSMFSDASNNYLMAVAGRERGKSGKSGKSDKNPGEMELGVSFLDISTGEFLTTQFRDSENFEKLMSELARMHPAECILPPSLYGNPELAGRLRDQTIVHEFAPKLSEPGEAGEMLKKHFEVATLEGMGCENLEFAVYSAWAALEYAKTTQMRDLAHINTLRTYSNSEFMVLDAITLRNLEIVKNVRDGGNENSLFKVLDSTKTPMGSRTLKKWLLKPLLSVELINRRLDAVEELAGDALLRYDIRNWLSEVRDIERLVGRIVYGNSNARDLVALKKSLTAVVPVRDCLLEKTDSKLLEEIGKELAAFSELENLAELIEKGIADEAPLTVREGGMIKKGYNEELDELRDIASNSKQWIAAFQQKEREKSGIKSLKVGYNKVFGYYIEVTNANRAQVPEDYIRKQTMTNAERFFTPELKEKESLILSANEKAVALEYEIFAKITKTAAGYSRELQQTAESTGTLDVLANLAEASENNNYVRPQLTEDCKILIRDGRHPVVENTVPGGFVPNDTEMDCKEKQFLLVTGPNMAGKSTYMRQSALIAIMAQAGSFVPASHASIGTVDQVFTRIGAFDDLASGQSTFMVEMVELANILNNASPKSLVLLDEIGRGTSTYDGYSIAKAVVEYLHNRGKVGVRALFATHYHQLTALEEKLKRVKNYHIAVKEEGHELVFLRKIVPGATDRSYGIQVARLAGVPEKVIDRANEILKELERENLLEEAEEGENGKRKKGKAATRYTQMLLFDPGSGGGTQAQANRQSPVEVALKRLNVDDMTPLEAMNKLHELKKLLG